The proteins below are encoded in one region of Streptomyces sp. NBC_00490:
- a CDS encoding CGNR zinc finger domain-containing protein has translation MTSTDPALAFPFVGGRPCLDFVATLGKRHATPKERLPDPAALARWLTEAELTVGGEPAHVTARDLADARVLREAVNRLVRAAMAGREPEAADVALVNDAAAKPDLAPQLGETRWTARHPARAALATVARDAVLLAGGSLIDRVKECGNPDCSLLFLDDSQARRRRWCSMERCGNLAKVSGYRSRSRAASTR, from the coding sequence ATGACCAGCACCGACCCCGCGCTCGCCTTTCCGTTCGTCGGCGGCCGCCCCTGTCTGGACTTCGTGGCCACGCTCGGCAAGCGGCACGCCACGCCCAAGGAGCGGCTGCCGGACCCCGCCGCGCTGGCCCGCTGGCTGACGGAGGCGGAACTGACCGTGGGTGGGGAACCGGCGCATGTCACCGCGCGGGATCTCGCCGACGCGCGCGTGCTGCGCGAGGCCGTCAACCGGCTCGTACGAGCCGCGATGGCCGGGCGGGAGCCGGAGGCGGCCGATGTCGCCCTGGTCAACGACGCGGCGGCCAAGCCCGATCTGGCACCCCAGCTGGGCGAGACACGCTGGACGGCCCGGCATCCGGCACGGGCCGCCCTGGCGACGGTGGCCCGGGACGCCGTACTGCTGGCGGGCGGGTCCCTGATCGATCGGGTCAAGGAGTGCGGGAACCCGGACTGCTCCCTGCTGTTCCTCGACGACTCCCAGGCCCGGCGCCGCCGCTGGTGCTCGATGGAGCGCTGCGGCAACCTGGCGAAGGTCTCCGGTTACCGCTCCCGCAGCCGGGCCGCCTCCACTCGTTGA
- a CDS encoding ROK family transcriptional regulator, with protein MAGRNGRTVRDLRRANRTAVLQRLYFDGPLSRFELGPATGLSSGSVSNVVADLVADGLLEEAGSVDSDGGRPRTLLRVAPGSGHMIGVDVGETRVRIELFDLTLTELARAERPLTRQGYDVEVIVGHIRDGVAEVLDTAGIAPDHLLGVGIGVPGIVEHTPDRGAVVHGQTIGWDAVPLEELLRSTSRLPDTVRYFIDNGAKTLGQAEMWFGGGRGAHNAVVVLFGSGVGACLVTPEVDNGRAVEWGHLTVRVRGRRCRCGALGCLEAYAGAESLLDRWREEGGQPPEGADEETALTAMLAAAYPAEGGAPDPVALAVLEETAEYLGAGLSDLINLFQPERILIGGWAGLQLGTRFLPAVRRHASSYALRHPAEKVTIDLGRLGPDAVTVGAAILPLADFFARGGRRPEPAPEGPHPAWRTALEERAPH; from the coding sequence ATGGCAGGGCGGAACGGGCGCACGGTACGCGATCTGAGGCGGGCCAACCGCACGGCCGTGCTGCAAAGGCTCTACTTCGACGGGCCTCTCAGCCGCTTCGAGCTCGGCCCGGCCACGGGTCTGAGCTCCGGCTCGGTGAGCAACGTCGTCGCCGATCTGGTCGCCGATGGCCTGCTGGAGGAGGCCGGCAGCGTCGACTCCGACGGTGGCCGCCCCCGCACCCTGCTGCGGGTGGCACCCGGCAGCGGCCACATGATCGGTGTCGACGTCGGCGAGACCCGGGTGCGGATCGAGCTGTTCGACCTGACCCTCACCGAACTCGCCCGCGCCGAACGCCCGTTGACGCGCCAGGGCTACGACGTCGAGGTCATCGTCGGCCACATCCGCGACGGCGTCGCCGAGGTGCTCGACACCGCCGGCATCGCCCCCGACCACCTTCTCGGCGTCGGCATCGGCGTCCCCGGCATCGTCGAGCACACCCCGGACCGGGGCGCCGTCGTCCACGGGCAGACGATCGGCTGGGACGCCGTCCCGCTGGAGGAACTGCTCCGCTCCACCTCCCGGCTGCCCGACACCGTCCGGTACTTCATCGACAACGGCGCCAAGACGCTGGGCCAGGCCGAGATGTGGTTCGGCGGCGGACGCGGCGCGCACAACGCGGTCGTCGTCCTCTTCGGCTCCGGCGTCGGCGCGTGTCTCGTCACCCCCGAGGTGGACAACGGGCGGGCGGTCGAATGGGGTCATCTGACGGTACGGGTCAGGGGACGCCGCTGCCGGTGCGGTGCGCTGGGCTGCCTGGAGGCGTACGCGGGCGCCGAGTCGCTGCTCGACCGCTGGCGCGAGGAGGGCGGACAGCCGCCCGAGGGCGCCGACGAGGAGACCGCGCTGACCGCGATGCTGGCCGCCGCGTACCCGGCCGAGGGCGGTGCGCCCGACCCGGTGGCACTGGCCGTGCTGGAGGAGACCGCCGAGTACCTGGGCGCCGGCCTCTCCGACCTCATCAACCTCTTCCAGCCCGAGCGCATCCTCATCGGCGGCTGGGCCGGCCTCCAGCTGGGCACCCGCTTCCTGCCCGCCGTACGCCGCCACGCCTCCTCCTACGCCCTGCGCCACCCGGCCGAGAAGGTCACCATCGACCTCGGCCGGCTCGGCCCCGACGCGGTCACCGTCGGCGCCGCGATCCTGCCGCTGGCCGACTTCTTCGCCCGCGGCGGCCGCCGCCCCGAGCCCGCGCCCGAAGGACCGCACCCGGCCTGGCGCACCGCGCTGGAGGAACGGGCTCCGCACTGA
- a CDS encoding helix-turn-helix domain-containing protein gives MRPGRVGGVGLSLGERVRSSVAALMHATGESQAEVAVALGVSQAQVSRRQSGSAAWSLADCDALAAHFGIDVLDLLAGPTRACETLPVRRRRTAGPTAVTR, from the coding sequence ATGAGGCCGGGTAGGGTCGGTGGGGTGGGACTGTCCTTGGGAGAACGTGTGAGGTCTTCGGTCGCCGCGCTGATGCACGCGACGGGTGAGTCGCAGGCGGAGGTCGCCGTCGCGCTCGGGGTGAGCCAGGCGCAGGTGAGCCGCCGTCAGTCGGGCAGCGCCGCCTGGAGCCTGGCCGACTGCGACGCGCTCGCCGCGCACTTCGGCATCGATGTGCTCGATCTGCTCGCCGGGCCGACCCGGGCCTGCGAGACGCTGCCCGTGCGGCGGCGCCGGACCGCGGGACCGACGGCGGTGACCCGATGA
- a CDS encoding quinone oxidoreductase family protein, producing the protein MRAVRIEEFGGPEVLVEAELPDPVAGPGEVLVRVAAAGVNRADALLRAGVYHRAGKPPLIPGAEAAGVVAAVGEGVSDFAVGQRVVALDGVKSPGFYAELAAVPVTQVVALPDGVELTEAATLPIAWLSAWYCVRHLAKVTKEDTVVVKAAASGVGTAAVQIAAETGARVIALAGSAQKAAWAGEFGAHTTLDTSAYPDEAEVEEVLRLTDGRGADVVLDIVGGAAFARSLRQVGHGGRVVALANVALAPSTIDTRDFYPKNAAILGFQLTNRQRHGWDARADLRELAERVAAGAYRVPVETVLPLARARAAHEQLERRGNRGKIVLSVD; encoded by the coding sequence ATGCGCGCGGTGCGGATCGAGGAGTTCGGCGGACCCGAGGTGCTGGTGGAGGCCGAGCTGCCGGATCCGGTGGCGGGCCCGGGGGAGGTGCTCGTGCGGGTCGCCGCGGCCGGTGTGAACCGGGCGGACGCCCTGCTGCGGGCCGGCGTCTACCACCGGGCCGGGAAGCCCCCGCTGATCCCGGGCGCCGAGGCGGCCGGTGTCGTCGCCGCGGTGGGGGAGGGGGTGAGCGACTTCGCGGTCGGGCAACGGGTGGTCGCGCTGGACGGGGTGAAGTCGCCCGGGTTCTATGCCGAGTTGGCGGCGGTGCCCGTCACCCAGGTGGTCGCCCTGCCGGACGGGGTCGAGCTGACCGAGGCGGCGACGCTGCCCATCGCCTGGCTCTCCGCCTGGTACTGCGTACGGCATCTCGCCAAGGTCACCAAGGAGGACACCGTGGTGGTGAAGGCCGCCGCGAGCGGGGTGGGCACCGCGGCCGTGCAGATCGCCGCCGAGACCGGGGCCCGCGTCATCGCGCTCGCCGGGTCGGCGCAGAAGGCGGCCTGGGCCGGGGAGTTCGGCGCCCACACCACCCTCGACACCTCCGCCTACCCCGACGAGGCCGAGGTCGAGGAGGTGCTGCGGCTCACCGACGGGCGGGGCGCCGACGTCGTCCTCGACATCGTCGGCGGCGCCGCCTTCGCACGGAGCCTGCGCCAGGTCGGACACGGCGGCCGGGTCGTGGCGCTCGCCAACGTCGCCCTGGCGCCCAGCACCATCGACACCCGCGACTTCTACCCGAAGAACGCGGCGATCCTCGGCTTCCAGCTCACCAACCGCCAGCGCCACGGCTGGGACGCCCGCGCCGACCTGCGTGAACTGGCCGAGCGGGTGGCCGCGGGAGCCTATCGCGTACCGGTGGAGACCGTGCTGCCGCTCGCGCGGGCGCGCGCCGCCCACGAGCAGCTGGAGCGGCGCGGGAACCGGGGCAAGATCGTGCTCTCCGTGGACTGA
- a CDS encoding phosphotransferase family protein, giving the protein MVDSWARARRILEEAGLPPGHLVDLRPLTGGTYNTVEELVLADGSRYVLKVPPAETVPGLSHERRLLVAEAEFYRGAAEVDVPAPRVVILGQEDLLMTAVPGDPWDGRLTGAEQALLRTELGRQVARLHRVTGPAFGYPSGALGPLAPDWRSAFTGMLDAVLDDARRYGAELPRPADEVADALRPAYGALDEVTVPGLVHFDLWTGNILVERTAEGARIGGLIDGERMFWGDPLADFVSLALLGDIRTDEAFLAGYREEGGRVEFDVAARLRYALYRAYLHLIMLAETVPREMGEGDRRWRQEAVAPELLAALTEIAELS; this is encoded by the coding sequence GTGGTGGACTCCTGGGCACGGGCGCGGCGCATCCTGGAGGAGGCGGGCCTGCCGCCCGGACACCTCGTCGACCTGCGCCCGCTGACCGGCGGCACCTACAACACGGTCGAGGAGCTCGTCCTCGCCGACGGCAGCCGGTATGTGCTGAAGGTGCCGCCCGCCGAGACCGTCCCCGGACTGAGTCACGAACGCCGACTCCTCGTGGCGGAGGCCGAGTTCTACCGCGGGGCCGCCGAGGTGGACGTGCCGGCACCCCGGGTCGTGATCCTCGGACAGGAGGATCTGCTGATGACGGCCGTCCCCGGCGATCCCTGGGACGGCCGGCTCACCGGCGCCGAACAGGCGCTCCTGCGTACGGAGTTGGGCCGTCAGGTGGCCCGCCTCCACCGTGTGACCGGCCCCGCCTTCGGCTACCCGTCGGGCGCCCTCGGCCCGCTCGCCCCCGACTGGCGGAGCGCGTTCACGGGGATGCTCGACGCGGTCCTCGACGACGCCCGCCGCTACGGTGCCGAACTGCCCCGCCCCGCCGACGAGGTGGCGGACGCGCTCCGTCCCGCGTACGGCGCGCTCGACGAGGTGACCGTCCCGGGCCTCGTCCACTTCGACCTGTGGACCGGCAACATCCTGGTGGAGCGCACGGCGGAGGGTGCCCGGATCGGCGGGCTCATCGACGGCGAGCGCATGTTCTGGGGCGACCCCCTCGCCGACTTCGTCTCCCTCGCGCTGCTGGGCGACATCAGGACCGACGAGGCCTTTCTGGCCGGCTACCGGGAGGAGGGCGGCCGCGTCGAGTTCGACGTGGCGGCCCGCCTCCGGTACGCCCTCTACCGCGCCTATCTCCACCTGATCATGCTCGCCGAGACGGTCCCGAGGGAGATGGGCGAGGGCGATCGGCGGTGGCGACAGGAAGCGGTTGCACCGGAACTGCTCGCCGCGTTGACCGAGATCGCGGAGCTCTCATAG
- a CDS encoding lactonase family protein, with the protein MGRGDWSRRRFVAALVGTGAAAAGCGESPGPAASAPTTSATASASEAPRTAEAATPSASPTPTGPRPLHLGTYTSVEGGGTGIGFATYDPVTGEVTVGRPLAGVGDPSYLAAHPDGRTLYAVNEREQGAVTAVRLSDRTVLGSRGTGGSAPCHASVHPGGRWLLSANYGSGSVAVHPIEASGAIGERADLLTHSAPEPGPGQEGPHAHQIVTSPDGGHVLAVDLGTDTVYTYRLDERTGKLTEVAQAHTRPGAGPRHLTFHPEGRYAYLANEADNTVAVCAYDTRTGRLTIGAAQSTGTGPGTSYPAQLLVTSNGSYAYLANRGHNSLTRYAVEADGARLRLLDTVPVSGDFPRQIAFSPDGALLFAANQRSSTVSVFRVDEDNGELRLAGKPFASPVAVCALPL; encoded by the coding sequence ATGGGCAGGGGCGACTGGAGCAGGAGGCGATTCGTCGCCGCCCTCGTGGGGACGGGAGCCGCGGCGGCGGGCTGCGGCGAGTCGCCGGGCCCCGCCGCGTCGGCGCCCACGACGTCCGCCACGGCCTCGGCGTCCGAGGCGCCCCGAACAGCTGAGGCAGCCACCCCCAGCGCCTCACCGACGCCGACCGGTCCCCGCCCGCTCCACCTCGGCACATACACCTCTGTCGAGGGCGGCGGCACCGGCATCGGCTTCGCCACCTACGACCCGGTGACGGGCGAGGTGACCGTCGGCAGGCCGCTCGCCGGTGTCGGCGACCCGTCGTATCTCGCCGCGCATCCCGACGGCCGCACGCTCTACGCGGTGAACGAGCGGGAGCAGGGGGCCGTGACCGCCGTACGGCTGTCCGACCGCACGGTGCTGGGCAGCCGGGGCACGGGCGGCAGTGCGCCCTGTCATGCGTCGGTGCATCCGGGCGGACGCTGGCTGCTGAGCGCCAACTACGGCTCGGGCAGCGTGGCGGTGCACCCGATCGAGGCCTCGGGGGCGATCGGCGAGCGCGCCGACCTCCTCACCCACTCCGCCCCGGAGCCCGGGCCCGGCCAGGAGGGCCCGCACGCCCATCAGATCGTGACGAGTCCCGACGGCGGCCATGTCCTCGCCGTCGACCTGGGCACGGACACCGTCTACACCTATCGCCTCGACGAGCGGACCGGAAAGCTCACCGAGGTCGCGCAGGCGCACACCCGGCCGGGCGCCGGACCGCGCCATCTGACCTTCCACCCCGAGGGCCGGTACGCCTACCTGGCCAACGAGGCCGACAACACGGTCGCCGTCTGCGCCTACGACACGAGGACCGGACGCCTCACGATCGGCGCGGCACAGTCCACGGGGACGGGGCCGGGCACCAGTTACCCGGCACAGCTCCTGGTGACGTCGAACGGGTCCTACGCCTATCTCGCCAACCGGGGCCACAACAGCCTCACGCGCTACGCGGTCGAGGCGGACGGCGCCCGGCTCAGGCTGCTGGACACCGTGCCGGTGTCCGGGGACTTCCCACGGCAGATCGCCTTCTCGCCGGACGGAGCGCTGCTGTTCGCGGCGAACCAGCGCTCCAGCACGGTGAGCGTGTTCCGGGTGGACGAGGACAACGGTGAACTGCGGCTCGCGGGAAAGCCGTTCGCGTCACCCGTCGCCGTCTGTGCGCTGCCGCTGTAG
- a CDS encoding FBP domain-containing protein has product MRSLTEHDIRDSFVNCSKGEAKRVAVPRDLDERPWDDLDFLGWRDPGAPDRSYLVTERGGRLVGLTLRLTSGHRGFLHRSMCSLCLTTHPGGGVSLMTARKAGAAGREGNSVGLYMCTDMACSLYVRGRKAPQSTLRIEESLTLEEQIARTTGNLSSFIDKVHS; this is encoded by the coding sequence ATGAGATCACTGACCGAGCACGACATCCGCGACTCTTTTGTGAACTGTTCCAAGGGGGAGGCCAAACGCGTGGCCGTGCCGCGCGATCTCGACGAACGGCCCTGGGACGATCTCGACTTCCTCGGCTGGCGAGATCCGGGGGCACCCGACCGCAGCTATCTCGTCACCGAGCGGGGCGGCCGCCTTGTCGGTCTGACGCTGCGCCTGACCTCCGGACACCGGGGCTTCCTGCACCGCAGCATGTGTTCGCTGTGTCTGACGACCCATCCGGGCGGCGGCGTCTCGCTCATGACGGCGCGCAAGGCGGGCGCGGCCGGGCGGGAGGGCAATTCCGTCGGTCTGTACATGTGCACGGACATGGCCTGTTCCCTCTACGTCCGCGGCAGGAAGGCCCCGCAGAGCACCCTGCGGATCGAGGAGAGTCTGACGCTGGAGGAGCAGATCGCCCGCACCACGGGCAATCTGTCCTCCTTCATCGACAAGGTCCACTCCTGA
- a CDS encoding TIGR03086 family metal-binding protein: MTDTRDLEVLTEAHDYLRKVVAAVPETAWGAPTPCTEWTARQVLNHARIDQQGYGLAITGGRPDSDPFAPADALAADPSAELEEVLRLVADAYAGLPADADEVPTPLGPMPLPQAAAAAAMDAAVHAWDIAVATGQDAPLTEELAEGIWPLAERLVDHLRDSYRVFAPARKVPDGAGRADALLAFLGRDPQWRPGGARTA; this comes from the coding sequence ATGACGGACACCCGGGACCTCGAGGTTCTCACGGAAGCACACGACTACCTGCGCAAGGTGGTCGCGGCCGTGCCGGAAACGGCGTGGGGAGCGCCGACGCCGTGCACCGAGTGGACGGCCCGGCAGGTTCTCAACCACGCCCGCATCGACCAGCAGGGCTATGGCCTCGCGATCACCGGGGGCCGTCCGGATTCCGACCCCTTCGCCCCGGCCGACGCACTCGCCGCGGACCCGTCGGCGGAGCTGGAGGAGGTGCTGCGCCTGGTGGCGGACGCGTACGCCGGGCTGCCCGCCGACGCGGACGAGGTGCCGACCCCGCTCGGACCGATGCCGCTGCCACAGGCCGCCGCGGCGGCCGCGATGGACGCGGCCGTGCACGCCTGGGACATCGCGGTCGCGACCGGCCAGGACGCGCCGTTGACGGAGGAACTGGCCGAGGGGATCTGGCCGCTCGCGGAACGGCTCGTGGACCATCTCCGGGACTCCTACCGGGTGTTCGCACCCGCCCGGAAGGTCCCGGACGGCGCCGGCAGGGCCGACGCGCTGCTCGCCTTCCTCGGCCGCGATCCCCAGTGGCGACCGGGGGGTGCACGCACTGCGTGA
- a CDS encoding FUSC family protein translates to MQDVREWMAALVRFVKRRRDPVVVQTLRSAAAATIAYVIALRLSPEAAPLTAPLTALLVVQVTLYATLTNGVRRVNAVVAGVLVAIAFSLLVGLTWWSLGLLILASLGVGHLVKVNEYVPEVAISAMLVLGVTTVGDTAWARVLETLIGAVVGLGCNLLFAPPVWVDEAGESIEGLARRVRQLMLSMGEEAAGRTPVERATERLYEARRLDHDIVEVDAALKQAEDSLRLNPRVREGLLHRVVLRTGLDTLEICTVVLRVLARTLTDLAKERESERLFARQAGAAVEQLLSEIADAVVSFAVLVTTDVSRSAESAEERLASQLRHAAATRDKLAQLLLEEVQRDARQWQLHGAVLTEVNRILDELDTEHRSRRLLEELDRTSQEQRERMPRLTRLQERLRRNRAALARRSR, encoded by the coding sequence ATGCAAGATGTACGTGAGTGGATGGCGGCCCTGGTGCGCTTCGTGAAGCGACGCAGGGACCCGGTGGTCGTACAGACGCTGCGATCGGCGGCCGCGGCGACGATCGCCTACGTCATCGCGCTGCGCCTGAGTCCCGAGGCCGCCCCGCTCACGGCGCCCCTGACCGCGCTGCTGGTCGTCCAGGTGACCCTCTACGCGACGCTCACCAACGGCGTCCGCCGGGTGAACGCCGTGGTGGCCGGTGTCCTCGTCGCCATCGCCTTCAGCCTGCTGGTGGGGCTCACCTGGTGGAGCCTGGGACTGCTGATCCTGGCCTCGCTCGGGGTCGGGCATCTGGTCAAGGTCAACGAGTACGTGCCCGAGGTGGCGATCAGCGCGATGCTGGTCCTCGGGGTCACGACCGTCGGGGACACCGCGTGGGCGCGGGTGCTGGAGACGCTGATCGGCGCGGTCGTCGGGCTCGGCTGCAATCTGCTGTTCGCGCCGCCCGTGTGGGTGGACGAGGCGGGCGAGTCGATCGAGGGACTCGCCCGGCGGGTGCGGCAGTTGATGCTGAGCATGGGCGAGGAGGCCGCGGGCCGTACGCCGGTCGAGCGCGCCACCGAGCGGCTGTACGAGGCGCGGCGTCTGGACCACGACATCGTCGAGGTGGACGCGGCCCTCAAGCAGGCAGAGGACAGTCTGCGGCTCAATCCGCGCGTCCGCGAGGGGCTGCTGCACCGGGTGGTGCTGCGCACCGGTCTGGACACGCTGGAGATCTGCACGGTCGTCCTGCGGGTGCTCGCGCGCACCCTGACCGACCTCGCCAAGGAACGTGAGTCCGAGCGGCTGTTCGCACGACAGGCGGGCGCCGCCGTGGAGCAGTTGCTGTCGGAGATCGCCGACGCCGTGGTGAGCTTCGCGGTGCTGGTCACCACCGACGTCTCCCGCAGCGCCGAGTCGGCGGAGGAGCGGCTCGCCTCCCAGCTCCGGCACGCCGCGGCCACCCGCGACAAGCTCGCCCAGCTGCTCCTGGAGGAGGTCCAGCGCGACGCCCGGCAGTGGCAGCTGCACGGCGCCGTGCTCACGGAGGTCAACCGCATCCTCGACGAGCTGGACACCGAGCACCGCTCGCGTCGGCTCCTGGAGGAGCTGGACCGCACCTCCCAGGAGCAGCGCGAGCGGATGCCGCGGCTGACCCGGCTTCAGGAACGGCTGCGCAGGAACCGTGCCGCCCTCGCCCGTCGTTCTAGGTGA
- a CDS encoding SDR family oxidoreductase, with translation MSRIVVTGATGNVGTSVVRLLSEDPEVDSVLGLARRIPDWSLPKTDWSAVDLSSQQADLEKEFAGADAVVHLAWAFQPTHDPATTWRTNVLGSIRVFEAVAAAGVPALVHASSVGAYSPGPKDEAVDESWPTHGWPDAAYCREKAYLERALDTFERDHAEVRVVRMRPAFLFKRESASEQRRIFGGRFLPGPLARPELLPFLPDIPGLRVQALHTDDAAKAYRLAVHCDLRGAFNLAAEPPVDAELLGEMLGVDRRFRLPRTAARSALAAAWGLHLLPASPHLFDAVLRLPLMDCTRARTELRWNPEHTANEVLEEFFKGLQQGAGASTEPLRGRKVG, from the coding sequence GTGAGCAGGATCGTTGTCACGGGCGCCACCGGAAACGTCGGCACGAGCGTGGTGCGTCTGCTGTCGGAGGATCCGGAGGTCGACTCCGTGCTGGGGCTGGCGCGCCGGATCCCCGACTGGTCGCTGCCGAAGACGGACTGGTCGGCGGTGGACCTGTCGTCGCAGCAGGCAGATCTGGAGAAGGAGTTCGCGGGCGCGGACGCGGTGGTGCACCTGGCCTGGGCGTTCCAGCCGACGCACGATCCGGCGACGACCTGGCGGACGAACGTGCTGGGCTCCATCCGGGTCTTCGAGGCGGTGGCCGCCGCCGGGGTGCCCGCGCTGGTGCACGCGTCGTCGGTCGGCGCGTACTCGCCGGGACCGAAGGACGAGGCGGTGGACGAGTCGTGGCCCACGCACGGCTGGCCGGATGCCGCGTACTGCCGGGAGAAGGCGTATCTGGAGCGGGCCCTGGACACCTTCGAGCGTGATCACGCCGAGGTGCGGGTGGTGCGGATGCGGCCGGCGTTCCTGTTCAAGCGGGAGTCGGCGAGCGAGCAGCGCCGGATCTTCGGCGGCCGCTTCCTGCCGGGCCCGCTGGCCCGTCCGGAGCTCCTGCCGTTCCTGCCCGACATCCCAGGGCTGCGGGTCCAGGCCCTGCACACGGACGACGCGGCCAAGGCGTACCGCCTCGCGGTCCACTGCGATCTGCGCGGCGCCTTCAACCTGGCGGCCGAGCCACCGGTCGACGCGGAACTGCTCGGCGAGATGCTCGGCGTCGACCGGCGGTTCCGGCTGCCCCGCACCGCGGCCCGCTCGGCACTCGCCGCCGCCTGGGGCCTCCATCTCCTCCCGGCCTCGCCGCATCTCTTCGACGCGGTCCTGCGCCTCCCGCTGATGGACTGCACCCGCGCCCGTACGGAACTGCGCTGGAACCCCGAGCACACGGCGAACGAGGTGCTGGAGGAGTTCTTCAAGGGCCTCCAGCAGGGCGCGGGAGCGAGCACGGAACCGCTGCGGGGGCGGAAGGTGGGCTGA
- a CDS encoding DUF3626 domain-containing protein, protein MNFENVRSARARAALRHVAQRSAGPPVAPDLCVTLNFHPDRLTGGVGILAALARDGAYRSQFVTGTSNGGLTAHPGGDRWRWESRIFGGAYDEATAADRPVYGALDFRRQVVGAAPRFGSSYFRLTGAALSRATFCYPDSAAEPAHFGVAAGMSLVALAEADEQDALNDYIEAQVHGGVFLATDVTVLVLDACYRGTPVEAAARLLPCPVEWHPGYRITVGELRRHADYRGEEYAELGARIAEDGRIDPRIIGDAARTGRYALQDLKMVWHTLARFGAPEGAGTAYAGVTTPSA, encoded by the coding sequence GTGAATTTCGAGAACGTCCGCTCAGCACGGGCGAGGGCGGCGCTGCGGCACGTGGCGCAGCGGTCGGCGGGGCCGCCCGTCGCCCCGGACCTCTGCGTCACGCTCAACTTCCACCCCGACCGGCTGACCGGCGGCGTGGGCATCCTGGCGGCACTGGCGCGGGACGGCGCCTACCGGTCGCAGTTCGTGACCGGCACCAGCAATGGCGGCCTCACCGCGCACCCAGGCGGCGACCGGTGGCGCTGGGAGAGCCGGATCTTCGGCGGCGCCTACGACGAGGCCACCGCGGCCGACCGGCCCGTGTACGGCGCACTGGACTTCCGGCGCCAGGTGGTCGGCGCCGCCCCGCGCTTCGGCTCCTCGTACTTCCGGCTGACCGGTGCGGCTCTGTCCCGGGCCACCTTCTGCTACCCGGACAGCGCCGCCGAGCCGGCCCACTTCGGCGTCGCCGCCGGCATGTCGCTGGTCGCGCTGGCGGAGGCGGACGAGCAGGACGCCCTCAACGACTACATCGAGGCGCAGGTCCACGGGGGCGTCTTCCTCGCCACGGACGTGACGGTGCTCGTACTGGACGCCTGCTACCGCGGCACCCCCGTCGAGGCGGCGGCGCGGCTGCTGCCCTGCCCCGTCGAGTGGCACCCCGGGTACCGGATCACCGTGGGGGAACTGCGTCGGCACGCGGACTACCGCGGTGAGGAGTACGCCGAACTGGGCGCCCGGATCGCCGAGGACGGGCGGATCGACCCGCGGATCATCGGGGACGCCGCCCGCACGGGCCGGTACGCACTCCAGGACCTGAAGATGGTCTGGCACACCCTCGCCCGCTTCGGAGCTCCGGAGGGCGCGGGCACGGCCTACGCGGGCGTCACCACCCCCAGCGCATAG